CCTCACCGCCGTCATCCCCGCCATCGTCGGCATCGGTCAGGGCCTCTACATCCTCTGCATCTTTGTCTCCACCGCGCTGGGACTGAACGACGTCACCCTCGACCTCGGTCCGCTGCAGCTCACCGGTTTCCAAATCCTCACCATCGTCACCGGTTTTGTCATGGTGCTATACACCGCCGTCGGTGGGCTGTGGGCCGCCGTGCTCTCCGATGCCGTGCAGGGCATCATCATCGGCGTGATGACCCTCATCATCCTGCCCTTGTCCTACCTGCATCTGGGCGAGGGCGCGGGACTTGTCGCCGGCGTGAAACGCCTGCTCGCCGAGGTGCCCGCCGACTACTTCACGCTGCAAGGCCCCGCCGCCAACATCTGGTTTCTCATCGGTTACACCATCAACATGATACTGGGCTACAACGTCGCCTGGCACCTCGTCCAACGCTACAACAGCGTGCCCGACGAACGCGGCGCGCGCAAAATGGCCCTGCTCTGCGCCGGCCTCAGTATGGTCGGTCCCCTCATGTGGATCCTGCCCGTCATGGCCGCCCGCGTGCTGTTCCCCGACATGGCCGCGCTCTGGCCGCAGTTTGCCAATCCCAACGAAGCGTCCTTCGTCAGCCTCGCTCTCATGCTGCTGCCGCACGGCATGATCGGCTTCGTCGTTTCCGCCATCCTCTCCGCCACGCTCGGCCAGGCCAACGATGCTTTCAACTGGCTCGCCGCCACCATCACCCGCGACATCGTGGTGCCGCTGCGCCGCCGCCTGACCGGCCACACCCTCAGCGAGCACGGCCAGCTCCGCGTCGCCTGGACCACCATGACCATCGTGGGCGTGCTGGGTGTCGTGGTCGCCTTCGTTATTCCGCGCTTCGGCGGCGCGTTCCAGTTCGCGCTCATCTACTTCTCGCTCACCGCCTCCTTCCAGATGCCGGTGGCCCTCGGCATGATCTTCCGCCGCACTCCGTGGTGGTCGGCCATTGCCGCCTCCTCCGCCGCGCTCACCGTGGCCATCATTCTGATGGTGCTGCGCGTGTGGCCCGAACACGACTTCGCTCGCAATATGATCGTGGAGGCCGTGGTCGCCTCCCTCGTCTTCGGCCTCTCCTCCTTCTGGTTCAAAGCCGACGATCCCCGCCACGCCGGTCTCGCCGCGCTCGAGCGCGATCTGGCCACGCCCGTCGATCCGTCACCAGAATCTCAATACGGCGGCGCCGCCATGCAGGTCTACGGCCTCATCGGGGTGGTCTGCCTCATCCTCGGTGCCGTGCTCACCGCCTGCACCTTCCTTCCGTCCACCCCGGTCGCCCCTGGCCGGATTAACCTCATCGCCGGTGCGCTCCTGATCGT
This portion of the Actomonas aquatica genome encodes:
- a CDS encoding sodium:solute symporter family transporter, with product MDQPVFNTVNGFDYALIALYFAIIIYVGFYAAKRNKDTDEYFEGGGQIPWFLAGLSNWVSGFSAFMFVAAAGFTYQWGIGAALIFTSATWAYLAGFLYFARMWRRCRLSSPLQFLTRRFSPSTTYFYSLTAVIPAIVGIGQGLYILCIFVSTALGLNDVTLDLGPLQLTGFQILTIVTGFVMVLYTAVGGLWAAVLSDAVQGIIIGVMTLIILPLSYLHLGEGAGLVAGVKRLLAEVPADYFTLQGPAANIWFLIGYTINMILGYNVAWHLVQRYNSVPDERGARKMALLCAGLSMVGPLMWILPVMAARVLFPDMAALWPQFANPNEASFVSLALMLLPHGMIGFVVSAILSATLGQANDAFNWLAATITRDIVVPLRRRLTGHTLSEHGQLRVAWTTMTIVGVLGVVVAFVIPRFGGAFQFALIYFSLTASFQMPVALGMIFRRTPWWSAIAASSAALTVAIILMVLRVWPEHDFARNMIVEAVVASLVFGLSSFWFKADDPRHAGLAALERDLATPVDPSPESQYGGAAMQVYGLIGVVCLILGAVLTACTFLPSTPVAPGRINLIAGALLIVLGLGLRRLARRSTARAASS